A part of Saliniradius amylolyticus genomic DNA contains:
- a CDS encoding Trm112 family protein, with product MAFDKQLLDILACPLCKGKVELYDNGEQQELICLFDRLAFPIKENIPVMLESEARNLTLDEAEQVKRA from the coding sequence ATGGCCTTTGATAAACAGCTTCTGGACATTTTGGCCTGCCCCTTATGCAAGGGCAAAGTGGAGTTATATGATAATGGTGAGCAACAGGAGTTGATCTGTCTGTTCGATCGCCTTGCGTTTCCCATTAAAGAGAACATCCCCGTGATGCTGGAAAGTGAGGCCCGGAACCTGACTTTGGACGAGGCTGAGCAGGTGAAAAGGGCATGA
- the kdsB gene encoding 3-deoxy-manno-octulosonate cytidylyltransferase, with translation MKFSVIIPARYGSTRFPGKPLAEIKGKPMIQHVVERAHESGAERVIVATDDSRISECVTAFGGHVCMTASYHESGTERLAEVVDKLKLGSEDILVNVQGDEPFIPPANIQQVAENLYQHRDAEMATLAVPLNQVEEVFNPNVVKVVTDKLGYALYFSRATIPYDRARFMDEDTIDEVGDYYLRHIGIYAYRAGFIQQYVNMSPSGIEQIESLEQLRVLWHGEKIHVDIAREAPPVGVDTPEDLVRLEQ, from the coding sequence ATGAAATTTTCGGTGATCATTCCGGCTCGTTATGGCTCGACTCGCTTCCCGGGTAAGCCGCTGGCGGAGATTAAGGGCAAACCCATGATTCAGCATGTGGTTGAAAGAGCCCACGAGTCTGGTGCCGAGAGGGTCATTGTGGCCACCGATGACAGTCGAATCTCGGAGTGCGTGACGGCTTTTGGTGGTCACGTGTGTATGACGGCAAGCTATCACGAGTCGGGAACCGAGCGATTGGCGGAGGTAGTCGATAAGCTTAAGCTCGGGTCCGAGGACATTCTGGTGAATGTGCAGGGGGATGAACCGTTTATACCACCGGCTAACATTCAGCAGGTGGCAGAGAACTTATATCAGCATCGGGACGCCGAAATGGCGACCCTGGCAGTGCCTCTTAACCAAGTAGAGGAAGTGTTTAATCCTAATGTTGTTAAAGTGGTCACCGATAAGCTTGGTTATGCGCTGTATTTTAGCCGCGCAACCATTCCGTATGATCGGGCTCGTTTTATGGACGAAGACACCATTGATGAAGTTGGGGACTATTATCTGCGTCATATAGGTATCTATGCGTACCGGGCCGGATTTATTCAGCAATATGTGAATATGAGTCCGTCGGGAATTGAGCAGATCGAATCTCTTGAGCAGCTCAGGGTGCTTTGGCATGGTGAGAAGATCCATGTGGATATTGCTCGAGAAGCGCCGCCTGTAGGGGTAGATACACCAGAAGATCTGGTCCGGCTTGAGCAATAA
- a CDS encoding SDR family oxidoreductase, with translation MANVVITGANRGIGLAMTQAYLAQGHRVYGLCRAASEALKNSGAEVIEGVDISDFERLSQTLAPLQGVTIDTLVNNAGILGRETLDDLDVASMERQFRVNALGPLKLTQALLPNLKAGSKVALITSRMGSMGDNGSGSRYGYRMSKAALNAAGVSLSRDLADKGIAVAILHPGYVQTDMVNHNGDVTAEYSAQGLMQRIAQLNMENSGTFWHAQGQVLPW, from the coding sequence ATGGCGAATGTGGTGATTACCGGCGCGAATCGAGGCATAGGCTTGGCTATGACACAAGCTTATCTGGCGCAGGGCCATCGGGTATATGGCTTGTGTCGTGCGGCTTCAGAAGCGTTGAAGAACAGTGGCGCTGAGGTGATTGAAGGTGTGGATATTAGCGATTTTGAGCGGTTATCTCAGACTCTGGCCCCGCTACAGGGCGTGACTATCGATACACTCGTAAACAATGCGGGCATTCTGGGGCGTGAAACTCTGGACGATCTGGATGTTGCCAGCATGGAACGCCAGTTTCGGGTGAATGCGCTGGGGCCGTTGAAGCTCACCCAGGCATTGTTGCCGAATCTTAAGGCGGGCAGCAAGGTCGCTCTTATCACCAGTCGTATGGGATCAATGGGAGATAATGGTTCTGGCAGTCGGTACGGCTATCGGATGTCCAAGGCTGCGTTGAATGCCGCCGGGGTTTCACTTTCCCGGGATCTGGCCGATAAGGGAATAGCAGTGGCCATATTGCATCCGGGCTATGTGCAGACTGATATGGTTAATCATAACGGAGACGTGACGGCAGAATACTCGGCGCAGGGACTGATGCAGAGAATTGCACAACTAAACATGGAGAACTCGGGGACATTCTGGCATGCGCAGGGACAAGTATTGCCTTGGTAG
- a CDS encoding PilZ domain-containing protein yields MDSIIKREQLLQDSQLLSQFKIGLKVELQLLDSLSNRHMTKLVGMVPGKYVIVRFDEEMLPAEGEARGLVVVCRYIIEDEMGDCFAFKSQIMQLVRHPDRLMFLTFPNEIHRRALRSSKRVAISLKASIQPKKAKAKALEGTVKDISNSGCRFVFDASYKGKKVNHMPIHIHLFDSKLGLDEAISGEIKNSKYDSQEGLSVGIQFDQPQQYLDSLGLE; encoded by the coding sequence TTGGATTCCATTATTAAGCGAGAACAACTGCTGCAAGACAGCCAGCTGTTGTCTCAATTTAAGATCGGCCTGAAGGTTGAGTTACAGTTGCTGGATAGCCTGAGCAACCGCCATATGACCAAATTGGTGGGGATGGTGCCGGGCAAGTATGTGATAGTTCGCTTTGACGAAGAGATGTTGCCAGCCGAAGGCGAGGCCAGAGGCTTGGTAGTGGTCTGTCGTTATATCATCGAAGATGAAATGGGGGACTGCTTTGCGTTTAAATCCCAGATTATGCAGTTAGTACGTCACCCTGACCGACTCATGTTTCTTACCTTTCCCAATGAGATTCACCGACGTGCCTTACGTTCAAGTAAGCGGGTGGCCATTAGTCTCAAGGCCAGTATTCAGCCAAAGAAAGCCAAGGCGAAAGCATTGGAGGGCACGGTTAAGGATATCTCCAATAGCGGTTGCCGCTTTGTATTTGATGCCAGTTATAAGGGAAAGAAGGTCAATCATATGCCTATTCACATCCATCTGTTTGACAGTAAATTAGGCTTGGATGAGGCCATTAGCGGTGAGATCAAAAACTCAAAGTACGATTCTCAAGAAGGTCTCAGCGTGGGCATTCAGTTTGATCAGCCTCAGCAATATCTGGATAGTTTGGGGTTGGAATAA
- a CDS encoding SLC13 family permease: protein MEGHLRKARVRPPYILLGALSALTLLAVLHWAGQPLIISLTAAITLLTAFYWVTEALPIPATSLIPFAAFPLAGVLDYNQAASALGSHVILLLMGAFMLSKAIEYSGVHGRLAYYMIRLTGGTSAKRIVLGFMLTSALLSMWISNTATTLMLLPMAIAVLQASNDKTLSVALLLGIAYAASLGGVGTPVGTPPNIIFISIYKETQGLEMSFLEWMSFGLPVVFIGIPLMALWLTRGLSGRSELRLPEPGPWRAIEKRTLWVFAMVVLAWITRPYWTQWLGLSTVGDSTIALAGVVAMFLVPSGESKNDSGHKGKLLDWQTASDIPWGMLLLFAGGICIAKAFTQSGLSELMGQWLSGLSHLPLPLLVLILCLSVTFLTEITSNTATATLLMPVLASAGTAAGIDPKLLMIPAALSASCAFMLPVATAPNAIIYSSQKVSIQQMARQGVVLNLLVALIVTAVVVVVLA from the coding sequence TTGGAAGGGCACTTACGTAAGGCACGAGTTCGGCCCCCTTATATATTATTAGGGGCTTTATCGGCTCTAACGTTATTGGCGGTGTTGCACTGGGCCGGGCAACCTCTGATCATCAGTCTGACGGCCGCCATAACTTTGTTGACGGCCTTTTATTGGGTGACCGAAGCTCTGCCCATTCCGGCCACATCTTTGATCCCCTTTGCGGCTTTTCCTTTAGCCGGCGTGCTAGATTACAACCAGGCGGCATCGGCGCTGGGCAGTCATGTGATCCTGCTGTTGATGGGAGCCTTTATGTTGTCAAAGGCGATCGAATACTCAGGAGTCCATGGCCGGTTGGCTTACTACATGATTCGACTGACCGGCGGAACCAGCGCCAAGCGCATCGTGCTGGGGTTTATGTTGACTTCTGCACTGTTGTCGATGTGGATCTCTAATACTGCCACCACCTTGATGCTATTGCCGATGGCTATTGCGGTGTTGCAAGCAAGCAACGACAAAACGCTGTCGGTGGCTTTGCTGCTGGGTATTGCTTATGCGGCGAGTCTGGGTGGTGTGGGAACGCCGGTCGGTACGCCACCCAATATCATCTTTATCAGCATTTATAAGGAAACTCAGGGGCTGGAAATGAGTTTCCTTGAGTGGATGTCCTTTGGTCTGCCGGTGGTATTCATCGGCATTCCACTGATGGCCTTATGGCTGACACGAGGACTCTCGGGGCGGAGTGAGCTAAGGTTGCCTGAGCCTGGTCCCTGGCGAGCTATCGAAAAGCGCACGCTTTGGGTGTTTGCTATGGTGGTACTTGCCTGGATCACCCGTCCTTACTGGACTCAGTGGCTGGGCTTGAGTACGGTTGGTGACAGCACCATTGCGCTTGCCGGGGTAGTGGCCATGTTTCTGGTGCCCTCTGGTGAGTCTAAAAATGACTCGGGGCACAAAGGCAAGTTACTGGACTGGCAAACTGCCAGTGATATCCCATGGGGCATGCTGCTGCTGTTTGCCGGTGGTATTTGCATCGCCAAAGCGTTCACCCAATCGGGCCTGAGCGAGTTGATGGGCCAGTGGCTGAGCGGTTTGTCGCATCTGCCTTTGCCATTGTTGGTTCTGATTTTGTGCCTGAGTGTAACTTTCTTAACCGAAATTACCTCCAATACTGCCACCGCAACTCTGCTCATGCCGGTTTTAGCTTCAGCGGGGACGGCAGCAGGCATCGATCCTAAGTTGTTAATGATTCCCGCGGCTCTCAGTGCCAGTTGTGCCTTTATGTTGCCGGTCGCGACGGCACCCAATGCCATTATTTACAGTTCACAAAAAGTCAGTATTCAGCAGATGGCCCGTCAGGGCGTGGTACTGAATTTGCTGGTCGCCTTGATTGTCACGGCCGTTGTTGTGGTAGTGCTGGCCTAA
- a CDS encoding TIGR03013 family XrtA/PEP-CTERM system glycosyltransferase produces MSYSHHAHVHAKTRKLFFLDFAVLFIAVWIGSVAYLSVETEQVRLLPDIFRVEVVLFILLQQLILLSLGLYELRLRESSRGIFRRILVAVGLSYFLVDVIVLNIFQFEPFDHYSVALISSISLILLTLFRVIVYDSQWLGFVKRRCIVLGTGERASIIEQRMRRKADRRDFELLGFVAQPGDKERLIRREKVYEFDEEALTSFVIENGVEEVVIACDQRRNTMPMDALFNFKIRGIQITDIIDFIERETGQIAVTLIYPSWVIYSNGFRSSNHFRESVDYFFNAGLALFILLLTWPIILLTALCIYLDDGRKTGASVLYTQERVGENGRVFSIRKFRSMRPDAEKDGARFASENDDRTTRIGHFLRKYRIDELPQLFNILRGDMGFVGPRPERPEFVKKYIGLIPYYAQRHYVKPGLAGWAQLKYPYGSTDEDTLEKVKFDLYYIKHRSIMFDILILIRTLEVIVFGKGR; encoded by the coding sequence CTGTCATACAGCCATCATGCACATGTGCATGCGAAAACGCGAAAGCTGTTTTTCCTGGATTTTGCCGTTCTGTTTATCGCAGTCTGGATCGGTTCTGTCGCCTATTTATCCGTAGAAACTGAGCAAGTCCGTCTGTTACCGGATATTTTCAGAGTGGAAGTCGTGTTGTTTATTCTGCTCCAGCAATTGATCCTGCTATCGCTCGGACTTTATGAGCTAAGACTGCGAGAGAGCAGCCGGGGAATCTTTCGCCGTATTCTGGTGGCCGTTGGCCTGAGTTATTTTTTAGTTGATGTCATCGTTCTCAATATCTTTCAGTTTGAGCCCTTCGACCACTACTCGGTGGCGCTGATCAGCAGCATCAGCCTGATCCTGTTGACGTTGTTCCGGGTCATTGTTTACGACAGTCAATGGCTTGGGTTTGTTAAGCGTCGTTGTATCGTGTTGGGTACCGGAGAGCGCGCGTCAATCATTGAGCAGCGCATGCGGCGCAAAGCGGATCGCCGGGACTTCGAGCTTTTGGGTTTTGTGGCGCAACCGGGTGACAAGGAGCGTTTGATAAGGCGAGAAAAAGTCTATGAGTTTGATGAGGAAGCCCTGACTTCCTTTGTCATTGAAAATGGTGTTGAGGAAGTGGTGATCGCCTGTGACCAGCGCCGCAATACGATGCCGATGGATGCCTTATTTAACTTTAAGATCCGTGGTATACAAATCACGGACATTATCGACTTTATTGAGCGGGAAACTGGTCAGATTGCTGTGACTCTCATTTATCCCAGTTGGGTGATCTACTCGAATGGGTTTCGCAGTTCTAATCATTTCCGTGAGTCGGTTGACTATTTCTTTAATGCTGGCCTGGCGTTGTTCATCCTGTTGCTCACATGGCCAATTATCTTATTAACCGCCTTGTGTATCTACCTTGATGACGGTCGTAAAACCGGCGCCAGCGTGTTGTACACCCAGGAGAGAGTGGGTGAGAACGGACGAGTGTTTAGCATCCGTAAGTTCCGTAGTATGCGGCCCGATGCCGAGAAAGACGGAGCTCGCTTTGCCAGTGAGAATGACGACAGAACCACCCGGATAGGCCACTTCTTGCGCAAATATCGAATCGACGAACTGCCGCAATTGTTTAATATCCTGCGCGGTGATATGGGGTTTGTGGGCCCGCGTCCGGAGAGGCCCGAGTTTGTGAAAAAGTATATCGGGCTTATTCCTTACTATGCGCAGCGTCACTACGTTAAGCCAGGACTGGCGGGATGGGCTCAGCTTAAATACCCTTATGGCTCCACCGATGAAGATACGCTTGAGAAGGTGAAGTTCGATCTCTATTACATCAAGCATCGCTCCATTATGTTCGATATCCTGATCCTGATCCGAACACTGGAGGTTATCGTGTTTGGTAAGGGACGTTGA
- the tviB gene encoding Vi polysaccharide biosynthesis UDP-N-acetylglucosamine C-6 dehydrogenase TviB, whose translation MKQDYVIGVIGLGYVGLPLAVAFGEAYDTLGFDISDSRIQALREGVDATRECSADELAKAEHLNYSSDLADLRRCNFYIVTVPTPVDSSKRPDLSPLINASQMLGEVIGKGDIIVYESTVYPGATEQDCVPVVERVSGLTLNDDFYVGYSPERINPGDNAHKFKDIKKVTSGSTPEVAEIIDSLYASVVRAGTHKAESIMVAEAAKVIENTQRDLNIALINELAIIFNKLGIDTDDVLRAAGTKWNFLPFRPGLVGGHCIGVDPYYLTHKAQAIGYQPQVILAGRRINDDMGKHVVHQLVKRMIKKEIKVFHSRALVLGLAFKEDCPDIRNTRVIDVVHEMEDFDIDVEVYDPLVNKQAAFHEYGIELIDEPTQAGYDVVILAVAHKEFKQLAAQTIRSYGKDVAVVYDLKHALPREMVDLRL comes from the coding sequence ATGAAACAAGATTATGTCATTGGTGTGATTGGTTTAGGTTATGTAGGCTTGCCCCTGGCGGTGGCCTTTGGTGAGGCCTATGACACCCTGGGGTTTGATATCAGTGATTCCCGAATCCAGGCATTGCGAGAGGGGGTCGATGCGACACGAGAGTGCTCTGCCGATGAGTTGGCCAAGGCCGAGCACCTTAACTACAGCAGTGATTTGGCGGACCTGCGTCGCTGTAACTTCTATATTGTCACGGTGCCAACGCCGGTAGATAGCTCCAAGCGTCCGGATTTGTCGCCGTTGATCAATGCCTCGCAAATGTTGGGTGAAGTGATCGGTAAAGGCGATATCATTGTTTACGAATCCACCGTTTATCCCGGTGCTACGGAGCAGGACTGTGTACCCGTGGTGGAGCGAGTATCCGGGTTAACCCTCAATGATGACTTTTACGTCGGCTACAGTCCGGAGAGAATTAACCCAGGGGATAATGCTCATAAGTTCAAGGATATCAAGAAGGTAACCTCGGGGTCTACGCCAGAAGTGGCCGAGATAATCGATAGCTTGTATGCCTCGGTCGTTCGGGCGGGTACTCACAAAGCAGAATCCATCATGGTAGCGGAGGCCGCTAAGGTTATCGAAAACACACAGCGAGACTTGAACATTGCATTGATTAACGAGCTGGCCATCATCTTTAACAAGCTAGGCATTGATACCGATGATGTGCTCAGGGCGGCGGGAACCAAATGGAATTTTCTACCTTTCCGCCCGGGGCTCGTTGGTGGGCATTGCATCGGTGTCGATCCCTATTACCTCACGCATAAGGCGCAGGCTATTGGCTATCAGCCGCAGGTCATTCTGGCCGGACGCCGAATTAATGACGATATGGGCAAGCATGTGGTGCATCAGCTGGTCAAACGGATGATTAAAAAGGAGATAAAGGTATTTCACTCGCGCGCCCTGGTGCTTGGGTTAGCCTTTAAGGAAGACTGTCCTGATATTCGCAATACCCGGGTGATCGATGTGGTTCATGAAATGGAAGATTTTGATATTGATGTGGAGGTCTATGATCCTCTGGTCAATAAGCAGGCAGCCTTTCATGAGTATGGCATTGAGCTGATTGATGAGCCAACCCAGGCTGGCTACGATGTGGTTATTCTGGCCGTGGCGCATAAGGAATTCAAGCAATTGGCAGCGCAGACGATCCGCTCCTATGGTAAAGATGTGGCTGTGGTGTATGACCTTAAGCATGCATTGCCACGTGAAATGGTCGATTTGCGCCTTTAA
- a CDS encoding SDR family oxidoreductase: MEYEAVKGKLRANPKVWLVTGVAGFIGSNLLETLLKLEQTVIGLDNFATGFRHNLNEVKSSVTASQWQRFTFIEGDIVDAELCLELTQGVDYVLHQAALGSVPRSLADPLTTNRTNVDGFLAVLDAARQRQVKAFVYAASSSTYGDHTQLPKVEDQIGNPLSPYAVTKLTNELYADVYWRNYGFQSVGLRYFNVFGARQDPNGAYAAVIPKWIAAMIQNQPIHIYGDGETSRDFCYIQNTVQANILAAANEQLPGHQVMNVALNDRTSLNQLFEHVRQALAQNGIVYEQSPRYEDFRPGDVRHSQADISKAKRLLGYEPEYRVQQGLTLAMQWYVRRLSDELPESRSGSMG; the protein is encoded by the coding sequence ATGGAATACGAAGCGGTGAAGGGGAAGCTGAGAGCCAACCCCAAAGTATGGCTTGTTACCGGAGTGGCGGGGTTTATTGGCTCTAATTTGCTGGAAACACTGCTTAAGCTGGAGCAAACCGTCATCGGCCTGGATAATTTTGCTACTGGTTTTCGACACAATCTGAATGAGGTTAAGTCTTCAGTGACGGCGTCACAGTGGCAGCGTTTTACTTTTATTGAGGGGGATATTGTCGATGCTGAGTTATGCCTGGAGCTGACTCAAGGTGTGGATTATGTGCTGCACCAGGCGGCGCTGGGCTCCGTGCCCCGTTCGCTGGCAGACCCGCTGACCACAAACAGAACCAATGTGGATGGTTTTCTGGCAGTGCTAGACGCGGCCCGGCAACGTCAGGTAAAGGCTTTTGTTTATGCGGCGTCCAGTTCCACCTATGGTGATCATACTCAATTGCCTAAGGTGGAGGATCAGATTGGTAATCCATTGTCACCTTATGCAGTAACAAAGCTGACTAACGAGCTGTACGCTGATGTCTACTGGCGCAACTATGGTTTTCAGTCCGTTGGGTTGCGTTACTTTAATGTGTTTGGTGCCCGTCAGGACCCTAACGGTGCCTATGCGGCGGTGATCCCCAAGTGGATAGCAGCCATGATTCAAAACCAGCCTATTCATATTTATGGTGACGGAGAGACCAGCCGGGATTTTTGTTACATCCAAAATACCGTTCAGGCTAATATTCTGGCGGCGGCCAATGAACAGTTGCCAGGTCATCAAGTGATGAATGTGGCCTTAAACGATCGCACTAGCTTGAATCAGTTGTTCGAGCACGTGCGCCAAGCACTGGCGCAAAATGGGATCGTTTATGAACAGTCTCCGCGTTATGAAGATTTTCGCCCCGGTGATGTGCGACATTCTCAGGCTGATATCAGTAAGGCAAAGCGGCTGTTGGGGTATGAACCTGAGTATCGGGTCCAGCAGGGACTGACACTGGCTATGCAGTGGTATGTACGTCGTCTCTCCGATGAGCTCCCGGAGTCAAGGTCAGGGAGTATGGGTTAA
- a CDS encoding endonuclease/exonuclease/phosphatase family protein: protein MRYVLQGLFVLFCAALLSLSNWPVNDVTRPLLLSLLYFPRWPLALGLLLLLVVIAYRRPWWLTLFNTLLLALSLTVFLEIKLSASQAIASQRPAAVTILSLNMGGPTDTQKLQRMVETYDVDVMAFQETSEQEISGLFPAPWQTHCVSRLCTVSRWPLRYQGSGERNQALDGWGRFVAFYQLGADKPVQLANVHLETPRKALNHILRADVSHIDVMLNTNERQRQAQQVAHFLGSDTPGLAAGDFNMVRLSPLYSAELGHYNNSLALAGRGLAHTKLTSYHGVTIDHVIHNDKLQTHSAAVLENLGGDHNPIIARLTHTP from the coding sequence ATGAGATACGTACTTCAGGGGCTCTTTGTGCTGTTTTGTGCCGCCTTGCTCAGCTTATCGAACTGGCCCGTCAATGATGTCACCCGCCCCCTGCTGCTGAGCTTGCTCTATTTCCCTCGCTGGCCATTAGCACTGGGGTTATTACTGTTACTGGTGGTTATCGCCTATCGGCGACCTTGGTGGCTGACCCTATTCAATACCCTTTTACTGGCCTTGAGTCTAACCGTGTTCTTGGAAATTAAGCTTTCAGCCAGCCAGGCAATCGCAAGCCAGAGGCCAGCAGCGGTCACGATCTTGAGCTTAAATATGGGCGGCCCGACGGACACCCAAAAATTACAGCGAATGGTGGAAACCTATGATGTGGACGTGATGGCATTTCAGGAAACCTCTGAACAGGAAATCTCCGGTCTGTTCCCTGCCCCCTGGCAAACTCACTGCGTATCTCGCCTATGCACCGTCAGCCGCTGGCCACTAAGATATCAAGGAAGCGGTGAGCGCAACCAGGCACTGGACGGCTGGGGACGCTTTGTCGCGTTTTACCAACTGGGGGCAGATAAGCCCGTACAACTGGCGAATGTGCACCTGGAAACGCCCAGAAAAGCCCTAAACCATATTCTCCGGGCCGATGTCAGCCATATTGATGTGATGCTGAATACCAACGAACGACAGCGGCAGGCACAGCAAGTGGCACATTTCCTTGGTTCCGACACGCCGGGATTGGCGGCCGGTGATTTCAATATGGTTCGGCTAAGCCCTTTATATAGCGCCGAACTTGGCCACTACAACAACAGTCTGGCCCTGGCGGGAAGAGGACTGGCTCATACTAAGCTTACCTCTTACCACGGCGTCACCATCGATCACGTGATACACAACGACAAGTTACAAACACACAGCGCTGCTGTCTTAGAAAACCTAGGCGGTGACCATAACCCCATTATCGCCCGGTTAACCCATACTCCCTGA
- a CDS encoding glycosyltransferase family 4 protein, which yields MDAHHVVHVLSSLKVGGAERFVIDLSELQRQQEMSVSIASFGNPADPLVEVCGQHQLPVTHITGSLWGKYRRLYHLTRNNPILHVHSPAALRAMMPFLLTLGRHLRLVYTRHGAAPLAGKRWQRVHNLLRHRLHQITFVSEDGRNQFLSTYPWESRQCQVIENGIALPEISTPPQPQNPIRLGMVGRLVPIKHQIGLLQALETLSERRQQFTLDVFGDGPCRQELESFCQTHLSDMEVHFHGNVSDRHRIYDAMDVLVVTSQSEGLSIAMLEAMARQIPCIATAVGGNPRLVEDGHTGSLVDYDNPTQLASRLSGIQENPEQLVRWGIHAREWVARYFSIERTAACYQQIYQQGISR from the coding sequence GTGGACGCACATCATGTGGTACACGTTCTATCCAGCCTTAAAGTCGGCGGGGCTGAACGATTCGTCATCGACCTCAGCGAGCTGCAACGTCAGCAAGAAATGTCGGTGTCAATTGCCAGCTTCGGTAATCCGGCAGACCCCCTAGTGGAAGTCTGTGGTCAGCATCAACTGCCGGTCACCCATATCACTGGCAGTTTGTGGGGTAAATACCGTCGCTTATATCACCTGACTCGCAACAACCCCATATTACATGTGCACTCCCCTGCGGCTCTCAGAGCCATGATGCCATTTTTGCTTACCTTAGGACGTCATCTGCGTCTGGTATATACCCGCCATGGTGCCGCTCCACTGGCGGGTAAACGCTGGCAACGCGTGCATAATCTTTTACGTCATCGACTGCATCAGATCACTTTTGTCTCCGAAGATGGCCGCAATCAATTTCTCAGTACTTACCCTTGGGAAAGTCGCCAATGTCAGGTCATCGAAAATGGTATCGCTTTACCGGAAATATCCACCCCTCCCCAGCCCCAAAATCCGATCAGACTCGGGATGGTGGGCCGCTTAGTCCCCATCAAGCATCAGATTGGCTTACTACAGGCGCTGGAAACATTGTCGGAAAGACGACAGCAATTCACCCTGGACGTTTTCGGTGACGGACCTTGTCGTCAGGAACTGGAATCTTTTTGCCAAACACATCTTAGTGACATGGAGGTGCATTTTCACGGTAATGTGTCAGACCGCCACCGCATTTATGACGCTATGGATGTGCTGGTCGTCACCTCTCAGTCTGAGGGTTTATCTATTGCGATGCTAGAAGCCATGGCTCGTCAAATCCCCTGCATCGCCACTGCAGTAGGCGGAAACCCAAGGCTGGTAGAAGATGGTCACACCGGAAGTCTGGTGGACTATGATAACCCGACCCAGCTGGCAAGCCGCCTGAGTGGAATCCAAGAAAATCCCGAACAACTAGTGCGATGGGGGATCCATGCCAGAGAGTGGGTGGCGCGCTATTTTTCCATTGAGCGCACCGCAGCCTGTTACCAGCAAATTTATCAGCAGGGCATTTCAAGATGA
- a CDS encoding glycosyltransferase family 4 protein translates to MGILEVVQSLDKGGRTVRFCDTVEGLRSQGQTVTAVSLKAPTVNIKLDDVVVLPRKEGLNWRLFFQLARLIRKRRISLIHAHCELSQFYAGVVGRLLGVPVVGTFHRSDVSRYRPSALNWVLKRCLSRFIAVSSERMALIQSQLDLPPDQCAVVHGGTAVGPEPDGEQISAIRQQLSLNQDQFVILSLGHLGAIKGHQDSIQALALAIERGSCAHLYIAGEGSSEEQQRLLELTSVLGLNTRVSFLGQLNNAPQWLTACDIFLLPSREEAFGLVFIEAGAKAKPVIATHVGGIPDIVMDQQTGILVPPASPERIAEAIVKLENDAELCQRLGAAAYQRVATRFSRQHMVSNYLEQFQQLQHEATP, encoded by the coding sequence ATGGGAATACTGGAAGTGGTGCAGAGCCTGGATAAGGGCGGACGCACAGTTCGTTTTTGCGATACCGTGGAAGGGCTCCGGTCACAGGGACAGACCGTTACAGCCGTTTCGTTGAAGGCGCCGACGGTCAATATAAAGCTCGATGATGTGGTAGTCCTTCCCAGGAAGGAAGGACTAAACTGGCGATTGTTTTTTCAGTTGGCTCGCCTGATTCGCAAGCGGCGCATCTCACTGATTCATGCCCATTGTGAACTCAGTCAGTTTTACGCTGGTGTTGTGGGGCGTTTGCTGGGAGTGCCGGTTGTTGGCACCTTTCATCGTTCAGATGTGAGCCGGTATCGTCCATCAGCGTTGAATTGGGTTTTAAAGCGCTGCCTTAGCCGGTTTATTGCAGTATCTTCAGAGCGAATGGCATTGATTCAGAGCCAGCTTGATTTACCTCCCGACCAGTGTGCCGTGGTTCATGGAGGAACGGCAGTAGGGCCAGAGCCTGATGGGGAGCAGATCAGCGCTATTCGTCAGCAGTTATCACTGAACCAGGACCAGTTTGTGATTCTCAGTTTGGGTCACCTGGGCGCTATTAAAGGCCATCAGGATAGTATTCAGGCACTGGCCTTGGCTATTGAGCGAGGCTCGTGCGCGCATCTCTACATTGCAGGGGAAGGCTCTTCTGAGGAGCAACAACGGCTGTTGGAACTGACCAGTGTACTGGGGCTTAACACCAGGGTCAGCTTTCTGGGGCAACTGAATAACGCGCCGCAGTGGCTCACAGCTTGCGACATTTTTTTATTGCCATCCAGAGAAGAAGCCTTCGGGCTGGTCTTTATTGAGGCCGGGGCCAAGGCCAAACCGGTTATTGCTACCCATGTGGGAGGAATCCCCGATATTGTGATGGATCAACAAACTGGGATTTTGGTGCCACCGGCCTCTCCGGAACGCATAGCCGAGGCTATAGTTAAACTGGAAAACGATGCCGAGCTGTGCCAAAGGCTTGGGGCCGCCGCTTATCAGCGAGTGGCTACACGCTTTTCCAGGCAACATATGGTTTCCAATTACTTAGAGCAATTTCAACAACTTCAGCACGAGGCTACGCCATGA